One Chitinophaga sp. H8 DNA window includes the following coding sequences:
- a CDS encoding FecR family protein: MIPDAAHIKQLFIKHANGTCTAAETAELLNYLQEEGSEEMLPMPDEIAGGMSGMLPMGNVAAERVLHNILGTGATPEVKRGKSVRLRWIGIAAAAAALVGAVVWLYRPGVKQPVLTAYSTVKGEVKHLLLPDGSRITLNGNTTLQYDSAGWQANKREVWINGEAFFNVAADAAGRFTVHAGSTTQVDVLGTRFNVLATSQQTQVVLNSGKVKVNISKGDNTKEEVVLVPGEMVAYQPDNNKLTQQMTDTLQLTSWKDGLHAFRETSLADIATMMTRQFGVKVSFAAAELATLQFTGTTPAGNLDVMLTILEKSLDLKIYKHGDQVVITKAK; encoded by the coding sequence ATGATCCCGGATGCAGCACATATCAAACAACTCTTTATCAAACATGCCAATGGCACCTGTACAGCAGCGGAAACAGCGGAGCTGTTGAATTATCTGCAGGAGGAGGGAAGTGAAGAAATGTTGCCTATGCCGGATGAAATAGCGGGGGGAATGTCTGGTATGTTGCCAATGGGTAACGTAGCAGCAGAGCGGGTGTTGCATAATATATTGGGAACAGGAGCAACGCCGGAGGTGAAACGGGGAAAGAGCGTGCGTTTAAGATGGATAGGTATAGCGGCAGCCGCCGCAGCACTGGTAGGAGCTGTGGTTTGGTTATACCGCCCAGGTGTAAAACAACCGGTGCTAACCGCTTATAGTACTGTAAAAGGGGAAGTGAAGCACTTATTGCTCCCGGATGGTAGCCGTATTACACTGAATGGAAATACTACTTTACAATATGACAGTGCCGGATGGCAAGCCAATAAAAGAGAGGTGTGGATTAACGGGGAAGCTTTTTTTAATGTAGCGGCTGATGCAGCCGGACGTTTTACGGTACATGCCGGTAGTACAACCCAGGTGGATGTATTGGGCACCCGGTTTAATGTGCTGGCTACCAGTCAGCAAACGCAGGTGGTACTGAATAGTGGTAAAGTAAAGGTGAATATTTCCAAGGGGGATAACACGAAGGAAGAGGTGGTACTGGTACCCGGTGAAATGGTGGCTTATCAGCCTGATAATAATAAGTTGACACAACAAATGACAGATACCCTGCAGCTGACCAGCTGGAAAGACGGGCTACATGCCTTCCGTGAAACCAGTCTGGCAGATATTGCAACAATGATGACCCGGCAGTTTGGCGTAAAGGTTTCTTTTGCTGCTGCAGAACTGGCTACCCTGCAGTTTACCGGTACTACACCAGCTGGTAACCTGGATGTAATGCTAACAATTCTTGAAAAGTCATTGGATCTCAAAATCTATAAACACGGTGATCAGGTAGTGATTACGAAGGCCAAGTAA
- a CDS encoding SusC/RagA family TonB-linked outer membrane protein, with protein sequence MQKKLLVNKVVGILLCLAIGIPHGAVAQEMLARNAAKYKASPMYSLVEVFPMLENLRKVKFNYNSEILIGKTINAQLLKKMEQADLHTGLSLLLQPLGLTCEAIQENYYAIKVIPPVNAMAQINVKGLVTDAANNSPLPGVVVAVKGKTKGTSTDGTGRYSLANVGDQEILVFSLLGYKPQEMPVNGRTEINISLAQDVSGLSEVVVTALGIQKEKKSLGYAVQEVKGENMVKAREPNLIGSLTGRVAGLVIQNSTDMFQDANILLRGQKPLIVIDGIPDQTADMWKVNPDDVESLSVLKGPSASALYGSIGQNGAIMITTKRGKGKELSVEFNSSTMFQPSFIRIPDVQTTYGNGNKGSYAYVDGSGSGTEGSGWIWGPKLDQRDASTPSGYWETPQYNSPMDPNTGALKPLPWLSRGKNNVRNFFRTGIISTNNLSITQANDKGSFRASASHIYQQGIVPNTQLNNSSFSIAGNYNLTDRLNVDARITYNRQYTDNYPVVGYGPGNYLYNLVLWTGSDVDIRDLRSYWVPGKEGLQQRHYNQSWYNNPYFQAYELLTGYYKNNTFGSMALNYKLNTDLSVKFRTGINSYGLTTSTKEPMSYIGYSNKSRGNYTVGSQNYFDLVSDLALRYEHTFGKDFTIHAEVGGSNYYRNDRYQDSKTDGLTIPGFYNLDNSTNPVISKNTLEERRTSSAYGLLDMEYMGAFYLSLTGRNDIISTLPVANNSFFYPSVAGSIIISELVKTPHWLPYVKARGSWSSVSRGRLDEEERYTYNYLPTYDRGLKWNSVPSLSFGDMRRNPGLKPQTTNAWETGLEVKLLDNRFGLDVTYFRARDFNNIVRVPVSNASGYNWRLENGNVYLRSGWEIMATATPVRSKDLRWDITANFSTYKRTLKEIFGGAKDLNKIKVGERMDRIFAGVYEKDPQGNIVYESNGFPKEDVFSRFVGNADPDWTYGLENAFRYKQFTLRFLVDGRIGGLIYSSTNQKMWWGGTHPGTVNQFRDDANEGKATYVGPGVVITSGELKYDGDGNIVSDTRKFATNTKGVNYIDYMINTSNAANTNYNYYSETFLKLREVNLTWQVPAKWMNKTFFRDASVSLVGRNLLLFSKLPNVDPDPGKDELQTPSTRSMGFNVNLKF encoded by the coding sequence ATGCAAAAAAAGCTACTTGTTAATAAGGTAGTAGGAATACTGCTATGCCTGGCCATAGGCATACCCCACGGAGCTGTAGCGCAGGAAATGTTGGCCAGAAATGCCGCAAAATATAAAGCCAGTCCGATGTACAGCCTGGTAGAAGTATTTCCTATGCTGGAAAATCTACGCAAGGTAAAATTCAATTACAACAGTGAGATACTGATTGGTAAAACCATTAATGCCCAGCTCCTCAAAAAGATGGAACAGGCTGATCTGCATACAGGCTTGTCTTTATTACTGCAGCCGCTGGGCCTTACCTGTGAGGCGATCCAGGAAAATTATTATGCTATTAAAGTGATCCCACCTGTCAACGCCATGGCACAGATTAATGTGAAAGGGCTGGTAACAGATGCGGCTAATAATAGTCCGCTGCCTGGTGTGGTGGTAGCCGTAAAGGGTAAAACAAAAGGTACTTCTACAGATGGTACCGGGCGTTATTCCCTCGCTAATGTAGGCGATCAAGAAATCCTGGTGTTTTCCCTGCTGGGGTATAAACCTCAGGAAATGCCGGTTAATGGCCGTACAGAAATAAATATTTCCCTGGCCCAGGATGTTTCGGGGTTAAGCGAAGTAGTGGTAACGGCCCTGGGTATTCAGAAGGAAAAGAAATCATTGGGATATGCGGTACAGGAAGTAAAGGGAGAAAACATGGTAAAAGCCAGGGAACCTAACCTGATCGGTTCTTTAACCGGCCGGGTGGCAGGATTGGTGATCCAGAATTCTACCGACATGTTCCAGGATGCGAACATCCTGCTGCGCGGACAAAAACCTTTGATCGTGATAGATGGTATTCCTGATCAGACAGCCGATATGTGGAAAGTAAACCCGGATGATGTGGAAAGCCTGAGTGTACTGAAAGGGCCTTCTGCTTCTGCATTGTATGGCTCTATCGGTCAGAACGGGGCTATTATGATCACCACCAAAAGAGGGAAAGGAAAGGAGCTTTCCGTAGAGTTCAATTCCTCTACCATGTTTCAGCCTTCTTTTATCCGTATTCCTGATGTGCAAACTACCTACGGCAATGGTAACAAGGGCAGCTACGCTTATGTAGATGGTTCCGGCAGCGGCACAGAAGGATCCGGATGGATATGGGGACCAAAACTGGACCAGCGTGATGCTTCTACACCAAGTGGCTATTGGGAAACACCCCAGTACAACAGCCCTATGGATCCTAACACCGGCGCACTCAAGCCTTTGCCCTGGTTATCCCGTGGTAAAAATAATGTACGTAACTTTTTCCGGACAGGGATTATTTCTACCAATAACCTCAGCATTACCCAGGCCAATGATAAAGGAAGTTTCCGCGCTTCTGCCTCGCATATTTATCAGCAGGGAATTGTACCAAATACACAGCTGAACAACAGCTCTTTCAGTATTGCCGGTAACTATAACCTGACTGACAGACTTAACGTGGATGCCCGTATTACCTACAATCGCCAGTACACAGATAATTATCCGGTGGTAGGATATGGTCCTGGCAACTATCTCTATAATCTTGTATTATGGACAGGGTCGGATGTGGATATCAGAGATCTCCGCAGCTATTGGGTACCCGGAAAAGAAGGACTGCAGCAAAGACACTATAACCAGTCCTGGTACAATAACCCTTATTTCCAGGCTTATGAACTGCTGACCGGGTATTACAAGAACAACACCTTTGGTTCTATGGCCCTGAATTATAAACTCAATACCGACCTCAGTGTGAAATTCCGTACCGGGATCAACTCCTATGGATTAACTACCAGTACCAAAGAGCCGATGAGCTATATTGGATACAGTAATAAATCAAGGGGTAATTATACCGTGGGTTCCCAGAATTATTTTGATCTGGTATCCGATCTGGCATTGCGTTATGAGCATACTTTTGGTAAAGACTTTACGATTCATGCGGAAGTAGGCGGTTCTAATTATTATCGCAACGACAGATACCAGGATAGCAAAACAGACGGATTAACTATTCCCGGATTCTATAACCTGGACAATTCCACCAACCCTGTTATCAGCAAAAATACCCTGGAGGAAAGACGGACCAGCAGTGCATATGGATTGCTGGACATGGAGTACATGGGCGCATTTTATCTGTCACTCACCGGCCGTAATGACATCATCTCCACGCTTCCGGTTGCCAATAACTCCTTTTTCTATCCCTCTGTAGCTGGATCCATTATTATATCCGAACTGGTGAAAACACCACATTGGCTACCTTATGTGAAAGCAAGAGGTTCCTGGTCTTCCGTGTCCAGAGGACGTCTGGATGAAGAAGAGCGTTATACTTACAATTACCTGCCCACCTACGACAGGGGCTTGAAATGGAATAGCGTTCCTTCTCTGTCTTTTGGAGATATGCGCCGTAATCCTGGCCTGAAACCGCAGACTACGAATGCATGGGAAACGGGTTTGGAAGTAAAATTACTGGACAATCGTTTTGGACTGGATGTTACTTATTTCAGGGCACGTGATTTCAACAACATTGTAAGAGTACCGGTATCCAATGCCAGCGGGTATAACTGGCGTCTGGAAAACGGGAATGTGTACCTCCGTAGCGGCTGGGAAATAATGGCAACGGCAACACCCGTACGCAGTAAGGATTTACGCTGGGATATAACCGCCAACTTCAGCACCTATAAACGCACTTTGAAAGAAATATTCGGCGGCGCCAAAGACCTGAATAAGATAAAAGTAGGAGAGCGGATGGATCGCATTTTTGCGGGTGTTTATGAAAAGGATCCCCAGGGAAATATCGTATATGAAAGCAATGGATTTCCTAAAGAAGATGTGTTTTCCCGGTTTGTGGGCAATGCAGATCCTGATTGGACCTATGGTCTGGAAAACGCTTTCCGCTACAAACAGTTTACATTACGGTTTCTCGTAGATGGTCGTATTGGTGGATTGATCTACTCCAGCACCAATCAGAAAATGTGGTGGGGCGGAACCCATCCCGGTACAGTCAATCAGTTCAGGGATGATGCCAATGAAGGTAAGGCCACCTATGTAGGGCCTGGTGTAGTGATCACTTCCGGAGAATTGAAGTATGACGGAGATGGCAACATTGTATCAGATACCCGCAAGTTTGCTACTAATACCAAAGGGGTGAACTATATTGATTACATGATCAATACCAGTAATGCTGCCAACACCAATTACAACTACTATTCAGAAACATTCCTGAAACTGCGGGAAGTAAATCTTACCTGGCAGGTACCTGCAAAATGGATGAACAAAACATTCTTCCGGGATGCTTCGGTTTCATTGGTAGGCCGTAATCTGTTGCTGTTTTCAAAACTGCCCAATGTTGATCCAGACCCGGGGAAGGATGAGCTGCAAACGCCTTCCACCCGTAGTATGGGCTTTAACGTGAATTTAAAATTCTGA